CCGGACGATTTCGCGATGATGCACGAAGCCGTTTTCCGGCGCTACAAACGGGTGCTCGCGGAAAACCTGGACATGCCCGACCTCATTTTAATCGACGGTGGAAAAGGGCAGCTAAGCAGCGCAGTTGCGGCGCTTAAAGAAGCTGGTGTTGATGTTGCCAAACAACCAATTATCGGGCTTGCCAAACGGTTGGAGGAAGTTTTTGTGCCGGAGCAATCCGATCCGTTGAACATTCCCAAAAGCTCCACCGGTCTGAAATTATTACAACAAACCCGCGACGAAGCCCACCGTTTTGCGATTACCCACTTCCGCAAACAGCACAAAAAATCACAGCTAAAATCGCCGTTGGACGATGTGCCCGGCATTGGTCCGGCGCGCAAAAATCATTTGTTAAAAACATTCGGATCACTGAAACGGCTTCGGGAAGCGGCGCCGGATGAATTGCAAAAACAGGGTAAACTGCCCGAAAATCTCGCCCGCGAATTGTGGGAATTTCTCCAAAAATCTGACTGAATTTGCCGGAGGTGCTGATGGGTTATCTCGTTTTTTCGGACGAATGGAACCGTGCTTTTGCGGATCAAATCAACCAAAATGAGGCGTATCGAAAAGCGGCTGCCGATTGGGAATGGCCGTTGGTGCTGATGCTGGAACCGGAAAATACTGGCGTTTGGCTCGATTTGTATCGCGGTAAATGCCGCTCAGCTCGCGCAATTTCCGCAGCGGATTGGGAAGTTGCCGATTACGCAATTTCCACGAATCTGGCGCAATGGCAACAAATACTATCCGGCGAACGCGATCCGATAATGGCGTTGATGCGCGGCAAGCTAAATCTGCGGCGCGGCAAATTGCTCAAACTGGCGCGATACGGTTCAGCTGCCAAACAACTGGTTGCATCTGCGGCGAAGATCCCAACTGTTTTTCCAGGTGAAGCAACGGGCAATTCGATCGAGATTTTATCACCAAAATCTGTTGCAAATCAGAATGTCAAAATTTATGTAACAACCAGCCCGGCCGGACTCGATCAGGATTCATTTCCGATGAAGCTCTATCACAAAGCCAAACGGCTTGGCATCTGGAATCCGCAAGACATTGATTTTTCTGAAGATATCATACAATGGCAATCCTTTAATCCCACAGAAAAAGAAGTGCTGCTGCACCTTTCCGCGCTGTTTCAGGCTGGCGAAGAATCCGTCACTCGTGATTTATTGCCGCTGATGATGGTGATTGCCAAAGAGGGGAGGATTGAAGAAGAAATGTTCCTCACCACTTTTTTGTGGGAAGAAGCCAAACACACTGAGTTTTTCCGGCGATTTTTGGACGAAGTTGCCCGGGACAACAGCGATTTAAGCCGTTTTCACACTCAAAATTATCGCAACATATTTTATGACGCGCTGCCAAACGCGATGGATGCATTATTGACCGACGCATCTCCGGGGGCGCAAATTCGGGCATCGGTTACCTACAATATGATTGTCGAGGGCACGCTGGCGGAAACGGGATATCATGCATACTTCCAAATGCTGTCAGATAACAATTTGTTGCCGGGGCTTCGCGAAGGCATCGGTTATTTGAAACGGGATGAATCGCGGCACATCGCTTACGGCATTTATTTGCTATCGCGATTGGTGAATGCGCAACCGGCACTGTGGCAAACGCTGGAACGCCAAATGGAACAATTGCTGGCGCCTGCGCTGGAAATAATCAATGAATTGTTTGCGGCATATCAGCCAATGCCATTTGGATTGAAACAGGATACCTTCATCGATTTTGCGATGAACCAGTTCAACCATCGTATGAACCGGATCGAAAAAGCACGCGATACTCGTATTGTTGATTTTAACTTTGACCAAACCGACTAAATTCTCTGGTAAAAGTTTTTGCTTTCGGGCAGAAATACAAAATCTTTCCTAACGCATCAACAGTGTGGTGCAGATTGCTTTTTCACGAAAAAACCGCACGAAACCACTAAAATCTCATTATTTTGTTCATATTTCCAGATTCCTGCCGAAGATAATTCACTAAAGCAATTTTACAGCTCATTTTTCAAGATAGATTCTGGATTTATCTTATATTTCAAGAACTAGTTAATCGTACAAACGAGGCATTCATGTTACCAAAAATTGATGTTAATCCCAATACACTATTTGCAGGGAATAAAGGTTTGCCACCACTCCCGGAAGTGGTCACAAAAATCCAGGAAATGATTCGTACGGACAATGTGGATCTCAAAAAAATTTCCGAGATGGTTACCAGCGATGTTTCATTGGTAACGCAAATTCTCAAAATTGTAAATTCAGCCTATTACGGATTAACCCGCGAGGTTACCAACCTGCGTTTTGCAATCGCATACCTCGGCATTAATGAAATTTACCGGATTGTGATGTCGCTTTCGGTCGTGTCATCCTTCAATGTAAAAGATAAAGGAGAGCTGAAAGAATTTTGGCGGCATTCATTTTACACCGCTCTCTGCACAAAAAAATTGGCAAAAGTTTACGCCCGACTGGAAGAAGTAGAGGATTTATGGTCCTGCTCGCTGTTACACGATGTTGGAAAACTGGTATATTTGCAATTTTACCCCAATCACTATATGGCAATCAAAAATTTATGTCGCGAAAAAGGCATTTTGTTTAGCGATGCTGAAAAAATGCTGGAAGCGCCATCCAGTTCATATTTGGGAACTGCTTTGGCAGATCATTGGAAACTGCCTGTTCAAATTCGCGAAGCGTGCGAATATCATACGCTCGGTGATCTGGAAAATCTTGACCCGAACCACCCGCGAACGGAATTCCGGCGAATAATTTGTTTGGGTAATTTGTTCAGTCAATTTTCCGAGGGCTTTATCGCTGATGAGCAAAAAGAAAAAATTATGCAAACGATCATCGATAAAACAGGCTGCAGCAATGAAGAATTTTTGGCACATGTTGCAGACACCCAAGCCTTGCAATTTGAAGTTGAGGAATTTGTTCGCCAGGTTTTGTAGGTTAAATACTACATTTGTTTGATTTTTAGCCGGCTGCAGGTTAACTGAAGCCGGTTTTTTATTTGAAATACCCCTCACAATATTTTCATTTGCTAAATTCCCTATAAATGCTTAATTTTTAAAACCTTTATGGGTATTCACTTTGAAACAGTTGCTGCAATTATTTGCAGCTCATTTTTTTTAATATATTCCACTTACATTTAATAATCAGGAGTTTCTTAATATGAGAAATGCCATTTTTTATGGCCTGCTTTTGTGTGTTTTTGTATCAGTAAATGCACAAGAATTATCATCCGGGATTTCGAAATCCGGGTTTGATTTGAGCGTAAAGCCGCAAGATAATTTTTATCAATACGTAAACGGAACCTGGCTGGAAACCACTGTAATCCCTGAAGATAAGTCCAATTACGGCTCATTTACAGTGTTGGCAGATGCCGCCGAGAAGAACCTCAAAGCAATCATCGATGCTGCCGCAAGCGACAACGCAGCAGCCGGCTCTGATGCGCAAAAAGTCGGCGATATGTATCGCAGTTTTATGGATACCACTTTGATAGAAAAATTAGGAATTAATCCCATCCGGGATGATTTGCGGCGAATCAGTTCAATCAACAATTATGACGATATTGCGATTTATATGGCGGAATCCAACCGAATGAGCGTGCAATCGCCATTTGTATTTTTTATCGATCAGGACCCCAAAAATTCAACTGAATATATTGGGTTTTTCCATCAGTCAGGATTGGGAATGCCCGATAAAAGCTATTATTTTGATGATAAATTTGCCGAAACCCGCGAAAAATATGTTGCCTATATTCAGCAATTGTTGAACTTAGCCAATGATGCATCTGCCAGTGAAAACGCGGCTAAAATTATGGTAATCGAAACCGAAATCGCCAAATATCACTGGACACGGGTTGAAAATCGAGATCGCGACAAAACCTACAATAAATTCGCATCGGCAAATCTTTCGGATGCCATGCCGAAATTCAACTGGAATGCGTATCTGCAAACTGCGGGGTTAACCAATGCCGAGGCGTTCATTGTGCGACAGCCGTCCTTTTTTGCGGGACTGGATTCCGTTTTGCTCGCTTTTCCGGTTTCGGATTGGCAATCATATTTTACATTTAAATTGATCGATGCTGCTGCACCGTTCCTGAGCAATGATTTTGTGAATGCCCGATTCGAGTTTCGCGGAAAAGTGCTTAGCGGCGTCACCCAAAATCGCCCTCGCTGGAAACGCGGTGTCGATGCAGTTGAAAGCACTTTGGGCGAAGTTCTCGGTCGTTTGTATGTTGAAAAACATTTTAAACCCGAAGCCAAAGCAAGAATGACTGAATTGGTGCACAATTTGAGCAAAGCTTTCGAAATTCGCATCAACAATCTGGAATGGATGAGTGCTGAAACCAAAAAACAGGCGCTCGAAAAGCTGAGTAAATTCAATTTTAAAATCGGATATCCGGATAAATGGAAAGATTACAGCGCATTGGAAATCAAACCGAACGAACTATTGCAAAACATGAAGCGTTCTGCCGCTGTTGAATACCAGCGCGAGGTGAGTAAACTCGGCAATCCGATCGACCGTTCCGAATGGTTTATGACACCCCAAACGGTGAATGCTTATTATAATCCGCCGATGAACGAAGTTGTTTTCCCGGCAGCGATTTTGCAACCACCGTTTTTTGATATGGCAGCGGATGACGCAGTGAATTATGGTGCAATCGGCGCAGTCATCGGACACGAATTCAGCCACGGATTTGACGATCAAGGTCGCAAATCTGACGGCAACGGGAACCTGCGTGACTGGTGGACTGAATCGGATGCAGAAAACTTTAACGCCCGCGCAAAGGTGATGATAGAGCAATACAACGGCTACAGCCCGATTGATTCGATGAATGTAAACGGAGAGCTGACACTTGGCGAAAACATCGCGGATTTGGCAGGGCTAACCGTTGCATACGAAGCCTATAACATTTCTTTAAATGGCAAACCGGCAGCGGAGATTGACGGTTTCACCGGACAGCAACGCTTTTTCCTCGGATGGGGGCAGATCTGGCGGCGAAAATATCGTGAAGCAGAACTGCGCCAGCGATTGCTGACAGACCCGCATTCACCCAGCGAATATCGCGTAAACGGTATTGTTTCTAATATGCCAACATTTTATGAAGCATTTGGCGTGCAGCCAGCTGATGCCATGTATCGCTCACAAGATGTCCGGGTTCAATTATGGTAACAGTGGAGGGAAGTTCTTTGAAACTCACCAATTCTCAAAAACGCTACCTGATTTTATTAAAAGCGGGTAACTTGCTAAGGGTTGATGACGACGCAAAAAATGTAAAAATTCGTGGGTACGACTTACGAATCCAATACAACACGATTCAAAAATTCAAGGAATTGGGGCTGATAACCGTTGATGCGCGTTTTAATCGCGCGGATCAACCTGCCATACGTTATTACACCATTTCCGATTTGGGAATCCGGATGCTGGAAGATTCATTCAAGTGACAAGACTACCAATGAAAAAACTTTATATTACACGACATGCCAAATCTGACTGGAGTGATCCGGGTCAGGATGATTTTGACCGTGTATTGAATAAACGTGGCAAAAATGATCTGCCAAAGATGGGCAAATATCTGCGGGAAGCAGGTGTTTGCCCAGACCTGATGTTGTCCAGTCCGGCGGCAAGGGCGGCAAAAACCGCAAAAAAGCTGGCTGTAGAAATTGGCTATCCGGCTGTAAATATTGTATTTAACCAATCACTGTATTTGGCACCGAAAACAACGCTATTGTCGGTTATCCAACAAATACCGGCAGAAACAAAAACGTTGATGATTGTCGGACATAATCCCGGACTGACGGAGTTGGCAAATTTGCTATCCGATGCCGACATCGAAAATATCCCCACTTGCGGCATTGCGACAATTCATTTTAATATTGATGACTGGGCGAGCGTTCACCGCAATAACGCACAGTTCATCGATTTCACATACCCCAAAAAACTGTTGTGAAGCGCTGTCTTTATTTAATCATTTCGATCGAGACATATGGAGGACGCCATGAGTTTTATTAATTTCCCGAATGTTTACAATATGTTGAAAACCACCGTCGATAAACATCTCGACGAACCGGCTTTTGCATGGTTTACAGCACCCGGTATTCAAACATCGATAACCTGGAAAGAGCACCATGACAACGTTAGCAGGGCTGCCAAAAGCCTGATGGCGCTCGGTGTAAATCACAATGACAAAGTGAATGTGCTCAGCTACACCTGCTATCCGTGGATGCTTGCCGATCATGCCACGATGGCCATCGGTGCGGTAACAGTTGGTATTTACCAATCGCTGTTGCCAAAGGATTGCAAATACATTATTAATCACTCCGACGCTGTGGTTATTTTTGTTGAAAACGATGAACAATTGGCAAAAATCAAGGATATCCGCGACGAGTTGCCGGCAATCAAAAAAGTGATCATGTTTTACGATACACCACCGACCGGCGATGACTGGATCATCAGCCTTGGCGAATTTATGAAGCTCGGCGACAGCATCAGCGATGCAGAATTGAACAAACGCATTAACGCCGTAAAACCGGAGGATATCGCCGGAATTGTTTACACATCCGGCACAACCGGTGTGCCGAAAGGCGCGATGCTAACCCACGATAATTTTTTATTTACTTGCCAATCCATCGAGCAAAGCCTCGATGTCCGCGATGGCGATGTGTGCTTCCTCTTCCTGCCGATGGCGCACGTATTTGCGCGAATTTGCGCGATGGCTTGCACATTTATCGGCGTTCAGGTAACAATGGCACGCGGCATGGATACGATTGTGGAAGACATCAAAGCGAGTCGGCCAAACTGGTTCCCCAGCGTTCCGCGAATTTATGAAAAAGTGTATTCCAAAGTGCTCAGCGGCGCGGAGGCAAAAGGCGGGGTTGCGCTCAAAATTTTCCGGTGGGCTGTTGGCGTGGGCAACGAGGTCAGCGCATTGAAACAACAAAACAAACCTGTTTCCGGATTGTTGGGATTTAAATATAATCTGGCACACAAACTGGTGTTTCATAAAATTATCGAAGCGCTGGGTGGCAATTTGCGCTGGTGCATCAGCGGTGCTGCGCCGCTGAACGCGGATATCGCTAAATTTTTCCACGCTGCCGGCATTCTCATTCTCGAAGGTATCGGGATGACCGAAAACACCTCGTTTTCACACGTGAACCGCAGCGATAACTATCGTTTTGGCTGGGTCGGATTGCCGGGTCCCGGTGTTGAACAAAAAATTGCCTCGGATGGTGAATTTATGACCCGCGGCCGCAACACCATGAAAGGCTATTACAAAATGCCCGAAGAAACCGCAGCAACAATCACCGACGATGGCTGGCTGTGCACAGGCGACCTCGGCGAAATCGATGATGCCGGATTTTTACGCATCACCGGACGGAAAAAGGATTTGATCATCACCGCAGGCGGGAAAAATGTCGCGCCGTCGCATATCGAAGGCGTCATCGCGACGAGCAAATATATTAACCAGGTTTGCGTGATTGGTGATCGCCGAAAATACCTGAGTGCGTTGGTTACGCTCGACCTGGATAATGTTCGAGAATATGCAAATTCCCACGGAATCCAATACGGCTCCGACAGTGATTTGTTGAAAAACGCAAAAATCGCGGAGCTTATCGATAGCGAAGTGCAGGAAAAAAATCGCGATTTTGCATCGTACGAGAGCATCAAAAAAGTGACGATCGTTCCGGAATTTACCGTTGAAAACGGATTTCTGACCCCGACATTGAAAGTCAAGAAAAATGTTGTGATCAACAACTACGAATCTGATATTGAAAAAATGTATTAAGCATTATCAGATTTTACGACAAACAAAAGGAGGTCAAAACGGTGCATGGTGGCGATCGCATAGCTTCTGTTTTAAAATCGCATGGAATTGAATACCTTTTTACCCTTTGCGGCGGGCATATCTCGCCGCTTTTGGTTGGTTGCAAAAAGTTAGGCATCCGCGTTATCGATGTCCGGCATGAGGCAACCGCCGTTTACGCCGCAGATGGCGTCGCAAGGCTAAAAGGGGTGCCCGGTGTTGCTGCAGTAACAGCCGGTCCGGGCGTGACGAATACGCTGACTGCCATCAAAAATGCAGAATTGGCACAATCACCGCTGGTTTTGTTTGGCGGCGCAACCGCAACCGCACTCAAAAACCGGGGAGCGTTGCAGGATATCGACCAAATGGCGTTGATGAAACCGCATGTCAAATGGGCAGTTTCCGTTAAACGCGTTAAAGACCTCATTCCAATTGTTGAAAATGCATTCCGGATTGCCAAAGAAGGCGTTCCCGGCCCTGTTTTTGTTGAAGTTCCGGTTGATTTATTATATGAAGAATCGCTGGTTCGGGAATGGTACGGTCTGAAAACCGGTGATTCCGGTTCCGGCAAAAGCCTTACCGGTAAAGCGATTCAACTGTATCTGGATCGTCATGTGAATAAATTGTTTGAGGGCGCGGAAGAATTTAGCGCTGATTTTAAATCTGCCGAAGCAGAAATTCCCGAACCGCTGGATGCCCGGATTCGCCACACTGTTGATCGGTTAAAAAGTGCCGAAAAACCGGTAATGCTCATCGGTAGCCAGGCGATGCTGGATCCCAAAAACATCGACAAACTGGTTACTGCCGTCAATAAGTTGAATATCCCGGTGTATCTTTCGGGGATGGCGCGCGGCTTGCTGGGTGGCAATCACCGGTTGCTGATGCGGCACAAACGCCGCAATGCCTTGCGGGAAGCAGATCTGGTTATTTTAGCCGGCGTTCCGATGGATTTCCGGCTGGATTACGGCAATCACATTCGCAAAAGCGCAACGCTTATTTCCGTCAACCGCAGCCGAAAAGATATGACCAAAAATCGCAAACCGGATCTCGGGATTCTCGGCGATGCGAGTTTGTTTCTGCGAAAAATGGCAGATGATATGCCGGAAAACCTGCAATGGAACAACTGGATTTTGCAACTCCGGGAGCGGGACAACCAACGAGAAACGGAAATTCAAAAAACGGCGATCCAAAAAACGGACGACATCAATCCGTTACAACTCTGTGCCGAAATAGAAAACCAGGCGGAGCCAAACCGCGTATTTGTGGCAGATGGCGGCGATTTTGTGGCAACGGCTTCGTATATCGTAAATCCGGCATCACCATTGCGCTGGCTGGATCCCGGCGTTTTCGGAACGCTCGGTGTCGGCGGCGGTTTTGCGATTGCCGCAAAACTGGTTTATCCCGATTCTGAAATCTGGCTACTTTATGGCGACGGATCAGCAGGTTACAGTATTGCAGAGTTTG
The window above is part of the Calditrichia bacterium genome. Proteins encoded here:
- a CDS encoding R2-like ligand-binding oxidase yields the protein MGYLVFSDEWNRAFADQINQNEAYRKAAADWEWPLVLMLEPENTGVWLDLYRGKCRSARAISAADWEVADYAISTNLAQWQQILSGERDPIMALMRGKLNLRRGKLLKLARYGSAAKQLVASAAKIPTVFPGEATGNSIEILSPKSVANQNVKIYVTTSPAGLDQDSFPMKLYHKAKRLGIWNPQDIDFSEDIIQWQSFNPTEKEVLLHLSALFQAGEESVTRDLLPLMMVIAKEGRIEEEMFLTTFLWEEAKHTEFFRRFLDEVARDNSDLSRFHTQNYRNIFYDALPNAMDALLTDASPGAQIRASVTYNMIVEGTLAETGYHAYFQMLSDNNLLPGLREGIGYLKRDESRHIAYGIYLLSRLVNAQPALWQTLERQMEQLLAPALEIINELFAAYQPMPFGLKQDTFIDFAMNQFNHRMNRIEKARDTRIVDFNFDQTD
- a CDS encoding HDOD domain-containing protein produces the protein MLPKIDVNPNTLFAGNKGLPPLPEVVTKIQEMIRTDNVDLKKISEMVTSDVSLVTQILKIVNSAYYGLTREVTNLRFAIAYLGINEIYRIVMSLSVVSSFNVKDKGELKEFWRHSFYTALCTKKLAKVYARLEEVEDLWSCSLLHDVGKLVYLQFYPNHYMAIKNLCREKGILFSDAEKMLEAPSSSYLGTALADHWKLPVQIREACEYHTLGDLENLDPNHPRTEFRRIICLGNLFSQFSEGFIADEQKEKIMQTIIDKTGCSNEEFLAHVADTQALQFEVEEFVRQVL
- a CDS encoding histidine phosphatase family protein; translated protein: MKKLYITRHAKSDWSDPGQDDFDRVLNKRGKNDLPKMGKYLREAGVCPDLMLSSPAARAAKTAKKLAVEIGYPAVNIVFNQSLYLAPKTTLLSVIQQIPAETKTLMIVGHNPGLTELANLLSDADIENIPTCGIATIHFNIDDWASVHRNNAQFIDFTYPKKLL
- a CDS encoding long-chain fatty acid--CoA ligase; the encoded protein is MSFINFPNVYNMLKTTVDKHLDEPAFAWFTAPGIQTSITWKEHHDNVSRAAKSLMALGVNHNDKVNVLSYTCYPWMLADHATMAIGAVTVGIYQSLLPKDCKYIINHSDAVVIFVENDEQLAKIKDIRDELPAIKKVIMFYDTPPTGDDWIISLGEFMKLGDSISDAELNKRINAVKPEDIAGIVYTSGTTGVPKGAMLTHDNFLFTCQSIEQSLDVRDGDVCFLFLPMAHVFARICAMACTFIGVQVTMARGMDTIVEDIKASRPNWFPSVPRIYEKVYSKVLSGAEAKGGVALKIFRWAVGVGNEVSALKQQNKPVSGLLGFKYNLAHKLVFHKIIEALGGNLRWCISGAAPLNADIAKFFHAAGILILEGIGMTENTSFSHVNRSDNYRFGWVGLPGPGVEQKIASDGEFMTRGRNTMKGYYKMPEETAATITDDGWLCTGDLGEIDDAGFLRITGRKKDLIITAGGKNVAPSHIEGVIATSKYINQVCVIGDRRKYLSALVTLDLDNVREYANSHGIQYGSDSDLLKNAKIAELIDSEVQEKNRDFASYESIKKVTIVPEFTVENGFLTPTLKVKKNVVINNYESDIEKMY
- a CDS encoding thiamine pyrophosphate-binding protein — translated: MHGGDRIASVLKSHGIEYLFTLCGGHISPLLVGCKKLGIRVIDVRHEATAVYAADGVARLKGVPGVAAVTAGPGVTNTLTAIKNAELAQSPLVLFGGATATALKNRGALQDIDQMALMKPHVKWAVSVKRVKDLIPIVENAFRIAKEGVPGPVFVEVPVDLLYEESLVREWYGLKTGDSGSGKSLTGKAIQLYLDRHVNKLFEGAEEFSADFKSAEAEIPEPLDARIRHTVDRLKSAEKPVMLIGSQAMLDPKNIDKLVTAVNKLNIPVYLSGMARGLLGGNHRLLMRHKRRNALREADLVILAGVPMDFRLDYGNHIRKSATLISVNRSRKDMTKNRKPDLGILGDASLFLRKMADDMPENLQWNNWILQLRERDNQRETEIQKTAIQKTDDINPLQLCAEIENQAEPNRVFVADGGDFVATASYIVNPASPLRWLDPGVFGTLGVGGGFAIAAKLVYPDSEIWLLYGDGSAGYSIAEFDTYVRHNLPIIAVVGNDAGWTQIAREQIDILKDDVGTVLRQTDYHKVAAGFGGKGFLLNDPEKISETIKKAKAAAKSGHPVLINAHLGKTDFRKGSISM